A genomic region of Candidatus Kapaibacterium sp. contains the following coding sequences:
- a CDS encoding UDP-glucose/GDP-mannose dehydrogenase family protein gives MSYEIAVIGTGYVGLVTGTCFASTGIKVICIDIDEKKVEMMQNGKCPIFEPGLEPLLVKNLRDGRLHFSTNLEYAVENASVIFLCLPTPPNEDGSADLQHVQRVASDIAMIIKKKNLTENKIIVNKSTVPVGTSDVVKAIFDEILPDNKVTVASNPEFLREGFAVEDAMKPERIVIGTSDEYTAKTLSDLYQPFVRSGNPIYVMDEKSSELTKYAANAFLATKISFMNDLSAYCEAVGADIEKIRVGIGSDTRIGKRFLFAGIGYGGSCFPKDVRALMYSAQAKGIELDIVKASYEVNDKQIRRFFETISKRFGGKLTGLRFALWGLAFKPNTDDTREAPAHRLIELLLEKGAEIIAFDPEAIENTKVVFGNKIAYSDNMYDALKNADALVIATEWNEFRNPDLEKISFSLKQNIIFDGRNLFEPADMKEQGFEYFCIGRK, from the coding sequence ATGTCATACGAAATAGCAGTAATCGGAACCGGATATGTCGGATTAGTAACAGGTACATGTTTCGCCTCCACAGGAATTAAAGTAATTTGCATTGATATTGACGAAAAAAAGGTAGAAATGATGCAAAATGGGAAATGTCCAATTTTCGAACCCGGACTTGAACCTTTGCTCGTGAAAAATTTACGCGACGGAAGATTGCATTTTTCGACAAATTTGGAATATGCTGTCGAGAATGCCTCTGTCATTTTCTTATGTTTGCCCACTCCGCCCAACGAAGACGGTTCGGCAGATTTGCAACATGTCCAAAGAGTAGCATCGGATATTGCGATGATTATCAAAAAAAAGAATCTTACTGAAAACAAAATTATCGTGAACAAGAGCACAGTTCCCGTGGGAACTTCGGATGTTGTGAAAGCAATTTTTGATGAAATTTTGCCTGATAACAAGGTGACTGTTGCCTCGAACCCGGAATTTTTGAGAGAAGGATTCGCCGTCGAGGACGCAATGAAACCGGAAAGAATCGTAATTGGTACTTCCGACGAATACACTGCTAAGACGCTAAGCGACTTGTATCAACCGTTTGTTCGCTCAGGCAACCCGATTTATGTGATGGACGAGAAAAGCTCTGAATTGACAAAATACGCAGCAAATGCGTTCCTTGCTACTAAAATTTCATTCATGAATGACCTATCGGCATATTGCGAAGCAGTCGGCGCCGATATTGAAAAAATCAGAGTTGGAATTGGTTCGGATACTCGCATCGGCAAACGATTTTTGTTTGCCGGAATAGGCTATGGCGGCTCCTGTTTCCCGAAAGATGTTCGCGCTTTGATGTATTCAGCCCAAGCCAAAGGCATCGAGTTAGATATTGTCAAGGCTTCATACGAAGTTAATGACAAGCAAATTCGCCGATTTTTCGAAACAATTTCCAAAAGATTTGGCGGCAAACTCACAGGCTTACGATTCGCATTGTGGGGTTTGGCATTCAAACCCAATACAGATGACACTCGCGAAGCACCTGCTCACAGATTAATCGAATTATTGCTCGAAAAAGGGGCAGAAATCATTGCTTTCGACCCGGAAGCAATCGAAAATACTAAAGTTGTTTTTGGGAACAAAATTGCATATTCAGACAATATGTATGATGCTTTGAAAAATGCTGATGCTTTAGTAATAGCTACGGAATGGAACGAGTTTAGGAATCCGGATTTGGAAAAAATCAGTTTCTCGCTGAAGCAAAATATAATTTTTGACGGAAGAAATCTGTTTGAGCCGGCGGATATGAAAGAACAAGGTTTTGAGTATTTCTGCATCGGACGAAAGTAA
- a CDS encoding aconitate hydratase gives MIFDLNMIKAVYADLDSKISKAKAALGRPLTLTEKILYSHLDKNQELKDFGRGNDYVDFNPDRVAMQDATAQMALMQFMQAGMPQVAVPSTVHCDHLILAKNGAVADLAESKDVNKEVFDFLSSVSSKYGIGFWKPGAGIIHQVILENYAFPGGMMIGTDSHTVNAGGLGMVAIGVGGADAVDVMAGFPWELKFPKLIGVKLTGKMSGWTSAKDVILKVADILTVKGGTGHILEYFGEGADSISCTGKGTICNMGAEIGATTSLFGFDESMVRYLEATDRKEVSELAKSISHHLTGDAEVYQNPEKYFDQVIEINLSELEPHVNGPFTPDLATPLSKMKEAVDANAWPEKIEVGLIGSCTNSSYEDLTRAAEVARQASEKNLLAKSEFTITPGSEMIRFTIERDGLLDDFEKIGGVVLANACGPCIGQWARHGADKKEKNTIITSFNRNFAKRNDGNPNTHGFVASPEIVTALSIAGTLKFNPMTDKLINENGEQVMLEPPVGLELPERGFDVEDAGYQSPAEDGSSIQVVVQPDSDRLQLLDPFAEWNGRDYTGLKLIIKAKGKCTTDHISMAGPWLRFRGHLDNIANNTLTGAVNFFNEKTNYVKNQLTGEYGEVPTVQRAYKAAGIGTVVVGDENYGEGSSREHAAMQPRHLGMKVILVRSFARIHETNLKKQGMLALTFANPEDYAKIQEDDTIDILGLTEFAPDKHLTVVLHHADGTRDEFEVYHSYNEQQIEWFRAGSALNIIKKKFM, from the coding sequence ATGATTTTCGATTTGAATATGATTAAAGCGGTTTATGCCGATTTAGATTCAAAAATTTCCAAAGCAAAAGCCGCCTTGGGACGACCACTGACACTTACTGAAAAAATTCTATACTCACACTTGGACAAAAATCAAGAACTCAAGGATTTCGGTCGTGGAAATGACTATGTCGATTTCAATCCAGATAGAGTAGCCATGCAAGACGCCACTGCTCAGATGGCACTTATGCAATTCATGCAAGCAGGAATGCCACAGGTGGCAGTTCCCTCAACAGTACATTGCGACCACTTGATATTAGCAAAAAATGGCGCAGTCGCTGACCTTGCCGAATCTAAAGACGTGAACAAGGAAGTATTCGATTTTCTTTCCTCTGTTTCGAGCAAATATGGAATTGGATTCTGGAAACCCGGTGCGGGAATCATCCATCAAGTTATACTCGAAAATTATGCTTTCCCGGGTGGGATGATGATTGGCACGGATTCGCACACAGTTAATGCAGGCGGATTGGGCATGGTAGCGATTGGTGTCGGCGGTGCTGATGCCGTTGACGTAATGGCAGGATTTCCGTGGGAGTTGAAATTCCCTAAGTTAATTGGTGTCAAACTTACCGGTAAAATGAGTGGTTGGACGTCCGCAAAAGATGTCATACTTAAAGTTGCCGATATTTTGACTGTTAAAGGTGGTACAGGACACATTCTCGAATATTTTGGCGAAGGAGCAGATTCCATTTCTTGTACCGGCAAAGGCACAATTTGCAATATGGGTGCAGAAATTGGCGCTACTACATCACTATTCGGATTCGATGAATCAATGGTGAGATATTTGGAAGCTACAGATAGAAAAGAAGTCAGCGAATTGGCAAAATCAATTTCGCACCATCTGACCGGTGATGCCGAAGTTTACCAAAATCCCGAAAAATATTTTGACCAAGTAATTGAAATAAATTTATCTGAACTCGAGCCACACGTAAACGGACCATTTACCCCCGATTTGGCAACTCCTCTTTCAAAAATGAAGGAAGCTGTAGATGCAAACGCTTGGCCCGAAAAAATTGAAGTCGGACTTATCGGCTCATGCACAAACTCGTCATACGAAGATTTGACCCGTGCAGCGGAAGTCGCCAGACAAGCTTCGGAGAAAAATTTGTTGGCGAAATCAGAATTTACGATTACTCCGGGCTCGGAGATGATTCGATTCACAATTGAGCGCGACGGCTTGTTGGACGATTTCGAGAAAATTGGCGGCGTGGTGCTTGCAAATGCTTGTGGACCTTGCATCGGTCAATGGGCAAGACACGGAGCCGATAAAAAGGAAAAAAATACAATCATTACCTCATTCAATCGCAATTTTGCGAAAAGAAATGACGGCAATCCGAATACTCACGGATTCGTAGCATCTCCGGAAATCGTTACAGCGCTTTCGATTGCCGGAACTTTGAAATTTAATCCGATGACCGACAAATTAATCAATGAAAATGGCGAACAAGTCATGCTCGAACCGCCCGTAGGATTGGAATTGCCCGAAAGAGGCTTCGACGTTGAAGATGCGGGCTATCAATCACCTGCTGAAGACGGTTCATCAATCCAAGTGGTAGTCCAACCGGATTCGGACAGGCTGCAGCTTCTTGACCCATTTGCGGAATGGAACGGACGCGATTATACAGGTTTGAAATTAATCATCAAAGCAAAAGGAAAGTGTACGACTGACCATATTTCGATGGCTGGACCATGGCTTCGATTCAGAGGGCATTTGGACAATATTGCAAATAACACATTGACAGGAGCTGTGAACTTTTTCAACGAAAAAACAAATTACGTGAAGAACCAACTCACAGGCGAATATGGCGAAGTGCCAACCGTTCAACGTGCGTACAAAGCCGCAGGAATCGGCACAGTCGTAGTGGGCGACGAAAACTATGGCGAAGGCTCATCACGCGAACACGCAGCGATGCAACCGCGACATTTGGGTATGAAGGTTATTCTAGTTCGTTCATTTGCCCGCATTCATGAAACTAATCTCAAGAAGCAAGGTATGTTGGCTCTGACTTTTGCCAATCCGGAAGATTACGCAAAAATCCAGGAAGACGACACAATTGAT
- the fliM gene encoding flagellar motor switch protein FliM, which yields MAEVLSQLEIDNLLNEMNSGRIDVNEVISGKLAKGEISNYDFRRPNRISKNQVRTLQTIHENFSEVFGYYLVSKLQTVVSFTVTSVDQLFYSEFILSVSNPSCLYIFDMEGTDGSGIMEVSPELALTIVEMLLGGGGDVVPKPRTITPIEQAVIKGVIEHALSDLRNSWRAIADLNFKYSRLEVEADFVQVAPSSEIVVVVSFDVKIGNTNNTFMMNLCFPTFALEEVLSKLNKQQITTNAVKVSPKKIRDNIAVVNQQISTTRLPVIAELGKTSLTVGELLELKPGDVIKLENRINEEIEVIIGSKRKLAARPGTVDGKKAIRITRALKEEDLVEMDLSFKEME from the coding sequence ATGGCTGAAGTTTTATCACAATTAGAAATAGACAACCTGCTCAATGAAATGAACAGCGGGCGAATAGACGTTAATGAAGTAATTTCCGGCAAATTGGCAAAAGGGGAGATTAGCAATTACGATTTTCGTCGCCCTAATCGTATTTCTAAAAATCAAGTTCGTACTCTCCAAACAATACATGAAAATTTTTCCGAAGTATTTGGATATTATTTAGTCTCAAAGTTGCAAACTGTCGTGTCATTCACAGTGACATCAGTTGACCAGCTCTTTTATTCCGAATTTATATTGTCAGTATCGAATCCGAGTTGCCTTTATATTTTTGATATGGAAGGCACAGATGGCTCGGGAATTATGGAAGTAAGCCCCGAATTAGCACTAACGATTGTGGAAATGTTGCTCGGCGGAGGTGGTGATGTCGTCCCCAAACCCAGAACAATTACACCGATTGAGCAAGCTGTAATCAAGGGTGTTATCGAGCACGCTTTATCAGATTTGCGAAATTCATGGCGAGCAATCGCCGATTTGAATTTCAAATATTCGAGATTAGAAGTAGAAGCAGACTTCGTCCAAGTGGCACCATCGTCGGAAATCGTGGTTGTAGTATCTTTTGACGTCAAAATCGGCAATACAAATAATACTTTCATGATGAACCTATGCTTCCCGACATTTGCTTTAGAAGAGGTTCTTTCAAAGCTCAACAAGCAACAAATCACGACGAATGCAGTCAAAGTTTCGCCCAAGAAAATCAGGGATAACATTGCAGTAGTCAATCAACAGATATCGACAACGCGGCTTCCGGTAATTGCCGAACTTGGCAAAACATCTCTCACAGTAGGTGAATTATTAGAACTCAAGCCCGGCGATGTGATAAAATTAGAAAATAGAATTAACGAAGAAATCGAAGTAATTATCGGTAGTAAACGCAAACTTGCAGCGCGTCCAGGAACTGTTGACGGCAAAAAAGCTATTAGGATTACACGTGCACTCAAGGAAGAGGACTTAGTAGAAATGGATTTATCGTTTAAAGAAATGGAGTAA
- a CDS encoding CBS domain-containing protein has translation MPLLRRVSEIMTTNVFNVSIEDTIHDADEIMKREKIRHIPVLEGRKIVGVITDLKIREYSLRNIYDANQNFGENGFNKIIDYAKIMNPITHVIYPEDSVAKAVALMAKYKLDCLPVVDWEMNLLGILTHTDILLFTHSLLMDMQKQ, from the coding sequence ATGCCATTGTTAAGAAGAGTCTCGGAAATCATGACCACTAACGTGTTCAACGTCAGTATCGAGGATACAATCCACGATGCAGACGAAATTATGAAGAGGGAGAAAATCAGACACATACCCGTACTTGAAGGACGTAAAATTGTCGGTGTAATAACGGATTTGAAAATTCGCGAATACAGTCTCAGAAATATCTATGACGCAAATCAGAATTTCGGAGAAAATGGCTTCAATAAGATTATTGATTATGCCAAAATCATGAATCCGATTACTCACGTCATTTACCCTGAAGATAGCGTAGCAAAGGCTGTGGCACTTATGGCAAAATATAAATTGGATTGCCTTCCGGTGGTAGATTGGGAAATGAATTTGCTCGGAATTTTGACTCATACCGATATTTTGCTATTTACACACTCGCTCCTTATGGATATGCAAAAGCAGTAA
- a CDS encoding flagellar biosynthetic protein FliO — translation MDGSILNTFITLIVAVGILGVLLIFVKRYASKFKSNLSPIDLKVLSKVSLQPKNHLFVVQAGTRVLLLGVTDKSITPIADLTGKIDKSAEDSAVTGIKKQVRDSRNQTEADDDLSFKAFIRNVLKKQSN, via the coding sequence ATGGATGGTTCTATATTAAATACATTTATTACTTTGATAGTTGCTGTTGGAATCTTAGGCGTTCTTCTCATATTTGTGAAAAGATACGCTAGTAAATTCAAGAGCAATTTATCACCTATTGACCTGAAAGTTCTCTCGAAAGTTTCACTCCAACCCAAAAATCATCTTTTTGTAGTCCAAGCCGGAACGAGAGTTTTGTTGCTTGGAGTCACAGACAAAAGTATCACTCCAATTGCTGATTTGACCGGCAAAATTGATAAAAGTGCAGAAGATTCTGCCGTGACCGGAATTAAGAAACAAGTTAGGGATTCGCGAAATCAAACCGAAGCCGACGATGATTTATCGTTCAAAGCTTTTATACGGAACGTACTCAAAAAGCAAAGCAATTAG
- the fliN gene encoding flagellar motor switch protein FliN produces the protein MSMTQEEIDALISSGVDETQNEENLDSEQKAKSADTMQGDFPNLGFSSDSNILSPLDPKMELLYDLQLPVSIELGRTNMLIRDILRLGRGSVVEFDKLVSEPVDVLINGKKVAEGEVVVVDKHFGIRITTLIDPADRLKGIKK, from the coding sequence ATGTCAATGACCCAAGAAGAAATTGATGCTTTAATCAGCAGCGGAGTTGACGAAACTCAAAATGAAGAAAATCTTGATTCGGAGCAAAAGGCAAAATCGGCTGATACAATGCAGGGTGATTTCCCGAATTTAGGATTTTCGAGTGACTCGAATATATTGTCACCACTCGACCCAAAAATGGAATTGCTCTATGATTTGCAATTGCCTGTTTCTATCGAGCTTGGCAGGACTAATATGTTGATTCGGGACATTCTCCGCCTTGGTAGAGGCTCTGTCGTCGAATTCGACAAATTAGTCAGCGAGCCGGTTGACGTGTTGATAAATGGCAAAAAAGTAGCCGAAGGCGAAGTTGTAGTTGTGGATAAGCATTTCGGTATCAGAATCACTACTTTGATTGACCCGGCTGATAGATTGAAGGGAATCAAGAAATAA